From the Esox lucius isolate fEsoLuc1 chromosome 21, fEsoLuc1.pri, whole genome shotgun sequence genome, one window contains:
- the LOC105030065 gene encoding ATP-dependent zinc metalloprotease YME1L1 isoform X1, protein MMFSFQPQVTSQLIGQLVNALHSLKNSASSTATVTASVQSLQKDVTPEPELLLTEPTVNLRDLGLSDLRVGQLDELLSRLLPSHDPEDSPAAPTWRTSHVSAHSFFHNKHGFSNRSLGAFGSPVFYRPNQSPLQAVCSELQYLPVCIQNRGFKTMRKSRRVESVQQEPEEPEGYTTAFMKGLLMRPDKTLEVDSLDQVVKQKNLPANQQDAFKSGFTEGFMKSQAFTQRTQDSLRRTRLILLVLLLVGIYGLSRTPFLSGKGSFSDAVRFRTTSGLDSQVDPVQVKSVTFEHVKGAEEAKNELQDVVEFLRNPQKFTVLGGKLPKGILLIGPPGTGKTLLARAVAGEADVPFFYASGSEFDEMFVGVGASRIRNLFKEAKASAPCVIFIDELDSVGGKRIESPMHPYSRQTINQLLAEMDGFKPNEGVIVIGATNFAEALDNALVRPGRFDMQVTVPRPDVKGRTEILNWYLRKIKVDPSVDAEIIARGTVGFTGAELENLVNQAALKAAVDGLDQVTMKELEFSKDKILMGPERRSVDIDKKNKQITAYHESGHAIVAYYTKDAMPINKATIMPRGPTLGHVSMLPENDRWSETRSQLMAQMDVSMGGRVAEELIFGDDYVTTGASSDFDGATKIAKMMVTRFGMSDKLGVMTYADLTKQSPETQAAIEQEVRVLLKDSYERAKNLLKTYSEEHKTLAEALLMYETLDAKEIKLVLEGKSLDPR, encoded by the exons ATGATGTTTTCGTTCCAACCACAG GTAACCAGTCAACTCATCGGCCAACTCGTCAACGCCCTCCATTCTCTGAAGAACTCGGCCAGCTCCACAGCAACGGTCACCGCCTCTGTCCAAAGCCTGCAGAAGGATGTCACACCTGAGCCGGAGCTGTTGCTCACCGAg CCCACCGTGAACCTGAGGGACCTGGGTCTATCAGACCTGAGGGTGGGTCAGCTGGACGAGCTGCTGAGCCGGCTGCTCCCCTCACATGACCCAGAGGACAGCCCGGCCGCCCCAACATGGCGCACGTCCCATGTCTCTGCACATTCTTTCTTCCACAACAAACACG GCTTCTCCAACAGAAGCTTGGGCGCTTTTGGATCGCCAGTGTTCTACAGACCCAATCAGAGTCCTCTACAAGCAGTCTGTTCAGAGCTTCAATACTTGCCTG TATGCATCCAGAACCGAGGCTTTAAGACAATGCGGAAGAGCCGTCGTGTGGAGTCAGTTCAGCAGGAGCCAGAGGAACCAGAGGGTTACACCACAGCGTTCATGAAG GGTCTGCTGATGAGACCAGACAAAACCCTGGAGGTGGACAGTCTGGACCAGGTGGTAAAGCAGAAGAACCTACCAGCCAACCAGCAAGATGCCTTCAAGTCTGGGTTCACTGAGGGTTTCATGAAATCCCAGGCCTTCACCCAGAGGACCCAAG ATTCACTAAGGCGGACCAGGCTGATATTGTTGGTCCTTCTGCTTGTGGGGATCTATGGCCTGTCCAGAACCCCATTTCTCTCCGGTAAAGGGTCCTTTTCTGATGCTG TAAGGTTCCGTACCACGTCTGGCCTGGACTCCCAAGTGGACCCCGTCCAGGTGAAGAGCGTGACCTTTGAGCACGTCAAGGGCGCGGAGGAGGCCAAGAACGAACTGCAGGATGTTGTCGAGTTCCTCAGAAATCCCCAGAAGTTCACCGTTCTGGGCGGAAAACTGCCTAAAG GCATCCTCCTGATTGGCCCCCCGGGCACTGGAAAAACTCTTCTGGCTCGGGCTGTAGCTGGGGAGGCCGATGTCCCATTCTTCTACGCCTCAGGATCTGAGTTTGACGAGATGTTTGTCGGTGTTGGAGCTAGTCGCATCCGGAACCTCTTCA AAGAGGCAAAAGCCAGCGCACCTTGTGTCATCTTCATTGATGAGCTTGACAGTGTGGGCGGGAAGAGGATTGAGTCTCCCATGCACCCCTACTCCCGACAAACCATCAACCAGCTTCTGGCCGAGATGGATGG GTTCAAACCCAATGAAGGGGTCATTGTTATCGGTGCTACCAACTTTGCAGAGGCTTTGGATAA TGCGCTGGTGAGGCCCGGCAGGTTTGACATGCAGGTGACCGTCCCGCGGCCGGATGTCAAAGGTCGCACCGAGATCCTCAACTGGTACCTTCGGAAGATCAAAGTGGATCCCA gtgtggaCGCGGAGATCATTGCCCGGGGCACTGTGGGCTTCACCGGGGCGGAGCTGGAGAACCTGGTGAACCAGGCGGCCCTGAAGGCGGCGGTGGATGGGCTGGATCAGGTCACCATGAAGGAGCTGGAGTTCTCCAAGGACAAGATCCTCATGG GTCCCGAGCGCAGGAGTGTGGACATTGACAAGAAGAACAAGCAAATCACAGCCTACCACGAGTCTGGCCACGCCATAGTGGCATACTACACCAAGGACGCCATGCCCATCAACAAGGCCACCATCATGCCCAGAGGGCCCACCCTCGGTCAC GTGTCTATGCTTCCAGAGAATGACCGCTGGAGTGAGACTCGTTCTCAGCTCATGGCTCAGATGGATGTCAGCATGGGTGGCCGTGTTGCTGAAGAACTCATCTTCGGCGACGATTACGTCACAACAG GAGCCTCAAGTGACTTTGACGGGGCAACTAAAATAGCCAAGATGATGGTGACCAGATTCGGCATGAGTGACAAG CTTGGGGTCATGACCTATGCCGACCTGACCAAACAGAGTCCTGAGACCCAGGCAGCCATCGAACAGGAAGTGAGAGTACTGCTTAAG GACTCCTATGAACGAGCTAAAAACCTCTTGAAGACCTATAGTGAGGAGCACAAGACCCTGGCCGAAGCCTTGTTAATGTACGAAACCCTGGACGCCAAGGAGATCAAGCTGGTCCTGGAGGGAAAGTCTTTGGACCCTAGATAA
- the LOC105030065 gene encoding ATP-dependent zinc metalloprotease YME1L1 isoform X2, producing MMFSFQPQVTSQLIGQLVNALHSLKNSASSTATVTASVQSLQKDVTPEPELLLTEPTVNLRDLGLSDLRVGQLDELLSRLLPSHDPEDSPAAPTWRTSHVSAHSFFHNKHGFSNRSLGAFGSPVFYRPNQSPLQAVCSELQYLPVCIQNRGFKTMRKSRRVESVQQEPEEPEGYTTAFMKGLLMRPDKTLEVDSLDQVVKQKNLPANQQDAFKSGFTEGFMKSQAFTQRTQDSLRRTRLILLVLLLVGIYGLSRTPFLSVRFRTTSGLDSQVDPVQVKSVTFEHVKGAEEAKNELQDVVEFLRNPQKFTVLGGKLPKGILLIGPPGTGKTLLARAVAGEADVPFFYASGSEFDEMFVGVGASRIRNLFKEAKASAPCVIFIDELDSVGGKRIESPMHPYSRQTINQLLAEMDGFKPNEGVIVIGATNFAEALDNALVRPGRFDMQVTVPRPDVKGRTEILNWYLRKIKVDPSVDAEIIARGTVGFTGAELENLVNQAALKAAVDGLDQVTMKELEFSKDKILMGPERRSVDIDKKNKQITAYHESGHAIVAYYTKDAMPINKATIMPRGPTLGHVSMLPENDRWSETRSQLMAQMDVSMGGRVAEELIFGDDYVTTGASSDFDGATKIAKMMVTRFGMSDKLGVMTYADLTKQSPETQAAIEQEVRVLLKDSYERAKNLLKTYSEEHKTLAEALLMYETLDAKEIKLVLEGKSLDPR from the exons ATGATGTTTTCGTTCCAACCACAG GTAACCAGTCAACTCATCGGCCAACTCGTCAACGCCCTCCATTCTCTGAAGAACTCGGCCAGCTCCACAGCAACGGTCACCGCCTCTGTCCAAAGCCTGCAGAAGGATGTCACACCTGAGCCGGAGCTGTTGCTCACCGAg CCCACCGTGAACCTGAGGGACCTGGGTCTATCAGACCTGAGGGTGGGTCAGCTGGACGAGCTGCTGAGCCGGCTGCTCCCCTCACATGACCCAGAGGACAGCCCGGCCGCCCCAACATGGCGCACGTCCCATGTCTCTGCACATTCTTTCTTCCACAACAAACACG GCTTCTCCAACAGAAGCTTGGGCGCTTTTGGATCGCCAGTGTTCTACAGACCCAATCAGAGTCCTCTACAAGCAGTCTGTTCAGAGCTTCAATACTTGCCTG TATGCATCCAGAACCGAGGCTTTAAGACAATGCGGAAGAGCCGTCGTGTGGAGTCAGTTCAGCAGGAGCCAGAGGAACCAGAGGGTTACACCACAGCGTTCATGAAG GGTCTGCTGATGAGACCAGACAAAACCCTGGAGGTGGACAGTCTGGACCAGGTGGTAAAGCAGAAGAACCTACCAGCCAACCAGCAAGATGCCTTCAAGTCTGGGTTCACTGAGGGTTTCATGAAATCCCAGGCCTTCACCCAGAGGACCCAAG ATTCACTAAGGCGGACCAGGCTGATATTGTTGGTCCTTCTGCTTGTGGGGATCTATGGCCTGTCCAGAACCCCATTTCTCTCCG TAAGGTTCCGTACCACGTCTGGCCTGGACTCCCAAGTGGACCCCGTCCAGGTGAAGAGCGTGACCTTTGAGCACGTCAAGGGCGCGGAGGAGGCCAAGAACGAACTGCAGGATGTTGTCGAGTTCCTCAGAAATCCCCAGAAGTTCACCGTTCTGGGCGGAAAACTGCCTAAAG GCATCCTCCTGATTGGCCCCCCGGGCACTGGAAAAACTCTTCTGGCTCGGGCTGTAGCTGGGGAGGCCGATGTCCCATTCTTCTACGCCTCAGGATCTGAGTTTGACGAGATGTTTGTCGGTGTTGGAGCTAGTCGCATCCGGAACCTCTTCA AAGAGGCAAAAGCCAGCGCACCTTGTGTCATCTTCATTGATGAGCTTGACAGTGTGGGCGGGAAGAGGATTGAGTCTCCCATGCACCCCTACTCCCGACAAACCATCAACCAGCTTCTGGCCGAGATGGATGG GTTCAAACCCAATGAAGGGGTCATTGTTATCGGTGCTACCAACTTTGCAGAGGCTTTGGATAA TGCGCTGGTGAGGCCCGGCAGGTTTGACATGCAGGTGACCGTCCCGCGGCCGGATGTCAAAGGTCGCACCGAGATCCTCAACTGGTACCTTCGGAAGATCAAAGTGGATCCCA gtgtggaCGCGGAGATCATTGCCCGGGGCACTGTGGGCTTCACCGGGGCGGAGCTGGAGAACCTGGTGAACCAGGCGGCCCTGAAGGCGGCGGTGGATGGGCTGGATCAGGTCACCATGAAGGAGCTGGAGTTCTCCAAGGACAAGATCCTCATGG GTCCCGAGCGCAGGAGTGTGGACATTGACAAGAAGAACAAGCAAATCACAGCCTACCACGAGTCTGGCCACGCCATAGTGGCATACTACACCAAGGACGCCATGCCCATCAACAAGGCCACCATCATGCCCAGAGGGCCCACCCTCGGTCAC GTGTCTATGCTTCCAGAGAATGACCGCTGGAGTGAGACTCGTTCTCAGCTCATGGCTCAGATGGATGTCAGCATGGGTGGCCGTGTTGCTGAAGAACTCATCTTCGGCGACGATTACGTCACAACAG GAGCCTCAAGTGACTTTGACGGGGCAACTAAAATAGCCAAGATGATGGTGACCAGATTCGGCATGAGTGACAAG CTTGGGGTCATGACCTATGCCGACCTGACCAAACAGAGTCCTGAGACCCAGGCAGCCATCGAACAGGAAGTGAGAGTACTGCTTAAG GACTCCTATGAACGAGCTAAAAACCTCTTGAAGACCTATAGTGAGGAGCACAAGACCCTGGCCGAAGCCTTGTTAATGTACGAAACCCTGGACGCCAAGGAGATCAAGCTGGTCCTGGAGGGAAAGTCTTTGGACCCTAGATAA
- the mastl gene encoding serine/threonine-protein kinase greatwall, protein MDAGEVQNEGNASCADGKVSNIVKTASIEDFVVLKPISRGAFGKVYLARKKCNARLYAIKVMKKADMRDKNMADQLKAERDALALSKSPFVVQLYYCLQTAAKVYLVMEYLIGGDVKSLLHIYGYFDEDMSAKYISEVARALDYLHRHGIIHRDLKPDNMLVSNEGHIKLTDFGLSKVKLDRELSLSDILTTPSLAKPTQDYFRTPGQVLSLISSLGLNTPGVESKPRCRSSAVFSPMSCGKIEQRKNCSPLRRPKGLLGSPVCHSQTLGPNSCVFSPFLLGKSLTPRLLKSRRRFETTSAGSSQSCLFPSTTDSEGGVSPLWEVEQDLENFPYPHGRNASERKGGKAISEMRIQRRDSSLATLDNFDLDGKLRRVSTQKPEVSQPIRCNVSRGEPHCAPDGKSVEGHLAVTSTGKRGFEEVEESPEQLESLSKKTVTQYQRCYGVPERAMTYHTGLTGVFANVRLKEFGSEPQGSADGQNPKRSTSTAVAKNLLCELNDVAEGVFVEGASFEEDHELSRSLSSDPDGSANEMSILANSPNERSSTQSVKEGPLVLKEHNDSGILPVSPLSAHSPNAGTANLSSGVTLRGVSKSSFIDQVPELDPGVAKTPSFLKPKNVVAFRSFCSSINRSNMSWSSRLSLGSVEAMDVTSVSQQSMPIAVTPVQKRPRSSGSLCQTPQLPASHTPFRTPKSVRRGRVPVDGVPILGTPDYLAPELLLGKPHDFRVDWWALGVCLFEFLTGVPPFNDGTPQLVFQNILNRDIPWPGGEEELSHNSRDAIEILLTMDMNKRAGLKELRSHALFAGLDWDNLQNQTMPFIPQPEDETDTSYFDARNSAQHLVMSGFSL, encoded by the exons ATGGATGCGGGTGAGGTGCAAAATGAGGGCAACGCTTCATGTGCAGATGGGAAGGTGTCCAATATTGTTAAGACAGCCTCAATCGAAGACTTCGTTGTCTTGAAGCCCATCAGCCGTGGTGCCTTTGGAAAGGTTTACCTAGCACGGAAGAAATGCAATGCACGGTTATATGCTATCAAG GTGATGAAGAAAGCAGACATGCGTGACAAAAATATGGCAGATCAgctgaaggcagagagagacgcGTTGGCCCTCAGCAAAAGCCCTTTTGTTGTGCAACTGTACTACTGTCTTCAAACGGCAGCGAAAGTGTATTTG GTGATGGAGTACCTCATTGGAGGGGATGTGAAGTCACTTCTTCACATCTACGGCTATTTTGATGAGGACATGTCtgctaaatatatttcagaGGTGGCCCGCGCTCTGGACTACCTGCATCGGCATGGAATCATCCACAG GGACCTGAAGCCAGACAACATGCTTGTATCTAACGAAGGCCACATCAAGCTTACGGATTTTGGTCTCTCTAAAGTCAAGCTTGACAGAG AACTGAGTCTGTCTGATATCTTGACAACCCCTTCATTGGCAAAGCCCACACAAGATTATTTCCGCACACCCGGTCAAGTCTTGTCTTTGATTAGCTCTCTCGGACTT AACACACCAGGTGTGGAGAGTAAGCCTCGCTGCCGGTCCTCTGCCGTGTTCAGCCCCATGTCGTGTGGTAAAATCGAACAGCGGAAAAACTGCTCGCCGTTGAGGAGGCCGAAGGGACTCCTGGGTTCTCCTGTCTGCCACAGCCAGACTTTGG gACCCAACAGTTGTGTCTTTAGCCCGTTTTTGTTGGGTAAGAGCCTAACCCCCAGACTGCTGAAGTCCAGGAGGAGGTTTGAGACGACGAGTGCAGGCAGCAGCCAGTCATGCCTCTTCCCCTCCACCACGGACTCTGAGGGAGGTGTCAGCCCATTATGGGAGGTGGAGCAG GACTTGGAGAACTTCCCATACCCACATGGTAGGAATGCAAGCGAACGTAAGGGAGGAAAGGCGATCTCTGAAATGCGGATTCAGCGCCGGGACTCCTCCCTGGCCACGTTGGACAACTTCGACCTAGATGGGAAGCTCCGTCGCGTCTCCACTCAGAAGCCTGAAGTCTCTCAACCAATCAGATGCAATGTTTCCAGAGGTGAACCACACTGCGCACCTGACGGGAAATCAGTGGAAGGCCACCTTGCCGTAACGTCAACAGGAAAGAGAGGGTTTGAGGAGGTGGAAGAAAGCCCTGAGCAGCTGGAGTCACTTTCAAAGAAGACCGTTACACAATATCAGCGGTGTTATGGTGTCCCAGAGAGGGCTATGACCTACCACACTGGTCTGACTGGGGTGTTTGCCAACGTTCGTTTGAAGGAGTTTGGATCAGAGCCTCAAGGTTCTGCTGACGGACAGAACCCCAAACGCTCCACTTCCACTGCTGTGGCCAAAAACCTCTTGTGTGAGTTGAATGACGTTGCAGAAGGGGTCTTTGTCGAGGGGGCGTCTTTTGAGGAAGACCACGAACTCAGCAGGAGCCTGAGCTCGGACCCCGATGGGTCTGCTAACGAGATGTCCATCCTTGCTAACAGCCCAAACGAAAGAAGCTCCACTCAAAGTGTCAAAGAAGGGCCTTTGGTGTTGAAAGAGCATAATGACAGTGGAATACTGCCAGTTTCCCCACTGTCTGCTCATTCACCTAATGCAGGAACGGCAAACCTCAGCAGCGGGGTCACCCTGAGGGGAGTCTCCAAAAGCTCGTTCATCGACCAAGTCCCCGAACTGGACCCGGGTGTGGCCAAGACACCCTCGTTCCTCAAGCCCAAGAACGTGGTGGCCTTCCGGAGCTTCTGCAGCTCCATCAACCGCTCCAACATGTCGTGGAGCTCACGCCTCAGCCTGGGATCAGTGGAAGCCATGGATGTGACCTCTGTCTCGCAACAGAGCATGCCCATCGCCGTCACGCCGGTCCAGAAGAGACCCAGGTCAAGCGGCTCTCTCTGTCAG ACCCCACAGCTGCCAGCCTCCCATACTCCATTCAGGACCCCTAAGAGTGTCAGGCGAGGTCGAGTGCCCGTCGATGGTGTACCAATTCTGGGCACCCCGGACTACCTAGCCCCAGAGCTGCTCCTGGGGAAACCACACG acttCAGGGTGGACTGGTGGgccctgggtgtgtgtctgtttgagttTCTCACCGGCGTGCCCCCGTTCAACGACGGAACTCCTCAGCTTGTCTTCCAGAACATTCTGAACCGGG ATATCCCCTGGCCTGGTGGTGAGGAGGAGCTGTCCCACAACTCCCGGGATGCAATAGAGATTTTACTCACCATGGACATGAACAAACGGGCTGGCCTCAAAG AACTGAGGAGTCACGCTCTGTTCGCGGGATTGGACTGGGATAACCTGCAGAATCAGACCATGCCCTTCATCCCCCAGCCAGAGGACGAAACGGACACGTCATACTTTGACGCCAGGAACTCGGCCCAGCACCTTGTCATGTCTGGGTTCAGTCTGTAG
- the acbd5a gene encoding acyl-CoA-binding domain-containing protein 5A isoform X2: MMENEDSTPLYELRFDAAVKVIQSLPPDGSFQPSNDMMLKFYSYYKQATLGPCNIPRPGFWDPVGKVKWDAWNDLGDMSKEEAMTAYVEEMKKILEGMPCTSEVEQLLKVLGPFYEQVEENKKINQVSDLSAGFGTMLSSKSVTKSIIRTMEMNGTLETRPPRQGVNVAEPNVFALKEHSEEEEFRFDEEDDMEEEEEEEPSEKNARKASATKPKKKSSSGRPEVNRTVGNGLGLLSNGSLSSKSSLNSEDPVEGLTNHPLPLDPPVQVNGHHADLDGFGLQHAANDSDSEVYCDSMDQFGLEEGSAGHTDRCLELDEEEQGEERENHSPLSDQEGPAEAPCGTPDDTQGPPPGVQCGGEDGASGGGVSERRRLNNDKPRSSLVRRERSSRSSGHDPGASGPLQCSGGDGGSWREAGAPGGSLNEHIVVALARLQEDMQSVLERLHTLEALTASQAKSLSLPYPPSPLAQKSRKKPTWWPFEVSPGTVAFAVLWPFVVQWLIRQFLQRRRRRIN, encoded by the exons ATGATGGAGAATGAGGATTCAACACCATTGTACGAGCTGAGGTTTGATGCCGCTGTCAAAGTGATACAAAGCTTGCCACCAGACG GTTCTTTTCAGCCCTCTAATGACATGATGCTCAAGTTTTACAGTTACTACAAGCAAGCCACCCTTGGACCTTGCAACATACCGAGGCCTGGCTTTTGGGATCCGGTGGGCAAAGTCAAATG GGATGCATGGAATGATTTGGGAGATATGTCCAAAGAAGAGGCCATGACCGCTTACGTTGAGGAAATGAAGAAG ATCCTGGAGGGCATGCCCTGCACCAGTGAGGTGGAGCAGCTCCTGAAGGTGTTGGGACCCTTCTACGAACAGgtggaagaaaataaaaagatcaACCAGGTGTCAGACCTCTCCGCAG GATTTGGAACCATGCTATCATCAAAAAGTGTCACGAAGAGTATCATTCGGACCATGGAGATGAACGGCACCTTGGAGACACGACCACCCAGGCAGGGTGTGAATGTAGCGGAGCCCAACGTCTTCGCACTAAAGGAACACAGCGAGGAAGAGGAGTTCAGGTTTGATGAGGAAGAtgacatggaggaggaggaggaggaagaacctTCTGAGAAAAACG CAAGAAAAGCCTCGGCCACAAAGCCAAAAAAAAAGTCCTCATCCGGGAGGCCTGAGGTGAACAGGACAGTGGGGAACGGGTTGGGTCTCCTGTCCAACGGGAGTCTCTCCTCCAAGTCCTCCCTAAACAGTGAGGATCCTGTGGAAGGGCTCACCAACCACCCGCTGCCTCTGGATCCTCCCGTCCAGGTGAACGGCCACCACGCGG ATCTGGATGGATTCGGACTCCAGCATGCTGCCAACGACTCGGACAGCGAGGTCTACTGCGACTCCATGGATCAGTTTGGCCTGGAAGAG GGTTCTGCGGGCCACACTGACCGTTGCCTCGAGTTGGATGAAGAGgaacagggggaggagagggagaaccaCAGCCCCCTGTCTGATCAGGAGGGGCCCGCAGAGGCACCGTGCGGGACCCCTGACGACACCCAGGGGCCGCCACCGGGTGTCCAATGTGGTGGGGAGGACGGGGCGTCAGGGGGAGGGGTGTCTGAGAGACGCAGACTGAATAACGATAAGCCCCGAAGCTCCCTGGTCAGAAGAGAACGAA GCTCCAGGTCATCCGGGCATGACCCCGGGGCCTCGGGGCCCTTGCAGTGTAGTGGGGGAGACGGGGGGAGCTGGAGGGAGGCGGGGGCGCCAGGAGGCAGTCTGAACGAGCACATCGTCGTGGCGCTGGCCCGGCTTCAGGAAGACATGCAGAGCGTCCTGGAGAGGCTCCACACACTGGAGGCCCTGACAGCGTCCCAG GCAAAGTCATTGTCTCTACCGTACCCACCATCACCACTGGCACAGAAGAGCCGTAAG AAACCGACCTGGTGGCCGTTCGAAGTCTCTCCCGGTACCGTTGCgtttgcagtgctttggccgtTTGTGGTGCAGTGGCTCATCCGACAATTCCTTCAGCGCAGGAGAAG AAGAATCAACTAA
- the acbd5a gene encoding acyl-CoA-binding domain-containing protein 5A isoform X1: MMENEDSTPLYELRFDAAVKVIQSLPPDGSFQPSNDMMLKFYSYYKQATLGPCNIPRPGFWDPVGKVKWDAWNDLGDMSKEEAMTAYVEEMKKILEGMPCTSEVEQLLKVLGPFYEQVEENKKINQVSDLSAARLAKFAKQLEGFGTMLSSKSVTKSIIRTMEMNGTLETRPPRQGVNVAEPNVFALKEHSEEEEFRFDEEDDMEEEEEEEPSEKNARKASATKPKKKSSSGRPEVNRTVGNGLGLLSNGSLSSKSSLNSEDPVEGLTNHPLPLDPPVQVNGHHADLDGFGLQHAANDSDSEVYCDSMDQFGLEEGSAGHTDRCLELDEEEQGEERENHSPLSDQEGPAEAPCGTPDDTQGPPPGVQCGGEDGASGGGVSERRRLNNDKPRSSLVRRERSSRSSGHDPGASGPLQCSGGDGGSWREAGAPGGSLNEHIVVALARLQEDMQSVLERLHTLEALTASQAKSLSLPYPPSPLAQKSRKKPTWWPFEVSPGTVAFAVLWPFVVQWLIRQFLQRRRRRIN; this comes from the exons ATGATGGAGAATGAGGATTCAACACCATTGTACGAGCTGAGGTTTGATGCCGCTGTCAAAGTGATACAAAGCTTGCCACCAGACG GTTCTTTTCAGCCCTCTAATGACATGATGCTCAAGTTTTACAGTTACTACAAGCAAGCCACCCTTGGACCTTGCAACATACCGAGGCCTGGCTTTTGGGATCCGGTGGGCAAAGTCAAATG GGATGCATGGAATGATTTGGGAGATATGTCCAAAGAAGAGGCCATGACCGCTTACGTTGAGGAAATGAAGAAG ATCCTGGAGGGCATGCCCTGCACCAGTGAGGTGGAGCAGCTCCTGAAGGTGTTGGGACCCTTCTACGAACAGgtggaagaaaataaaaagatcaACCAGGTGTCAGACCTCTCCGCAG CCCGTTTGGCAAAGTTTGCTAAACAGCTTGAAG GATTTGGAACCATGCTATCATCAAAAAGTGTCACGAAGAGTATCATTCGGACCATGGAGATGAACGGCACCTTGGAGACACGACCACCCAGGCAGGGTGTGAATGTAGCGGAGCCCAACGTCTTCGCACTAAAGGAACACAGCGAGGAAGAGGAGTTCAGGTTTGATGAGGAAGAtgacatggaggaggaggaggaggaagaacctTCTGAGAAAAACG CAAGAAAAGCCTCGGCCACAAAGCCAAAAAAAAAGTCCTCATCCGGGAGGCCTGAGGTGAACAGGACAGTGGGGAACGGGTTGGGTCTCCTGTCCAACGGGAGTCTCTCCTCCAAGTCCTCCCTAAACAGTGAGGATCCTGTGGAAGGGCTCACCAACCACCCGCTGCCTCTGGATCCTCCCGTCCAGGTGAACGGCCACCACGCGG ATCTGGATGGATTCGGACTCCAGCATGCTGCCAACGACTCGGACAGCGAGGTCTACTGCGACTCCATGGATCAGTTTGGCCTGGAAGAG GGTTCTGCGGGCCACACTGACCGTTGCCTCGAGTTGGATGAAGAGgaacagggggaggagagggagaaccaCAGCCCCCTGTCTGATCAGGAGGGGCCCGCAGAGGCACCGTGCGGGACCCCTGACGACACCCAGGGGCCGCCACCGGGTGTCCAATGTGGTGGGGAGGACGGGGCGTCAGGGGGAGGGGTGTCTGAGAGACGCAGACTGAATAACGATAAGCCCCGAAGCTCCCTGGTCAGAAGAGAACGAA GCTCCAGGTCATCCGGGCATGACCCCGGGGCCTCGGGGCCCTTGCAGTGTAGTGGGGGAGACGGGGGGAGCTGGAGGGAGGCGGGGGCGCCAGGAGGCAGTCTGAACGAGCACATCGTCGTGGCGCTGGCCCGGCTTCAGGAAGACATGCAGAGCGTCCTGGAGAGGCTCCACACACTGGAGGCCCTGACAGCGTCCCAG GCAAAGTCATTGTCTCTACCGTACCCACCATCACCACTGGCACAGAAGAGCCGTAAG AAACCGACCTGGTGGCCGTTCGAAGTCTCTCCCGGTACCGTTGCgtttgcagtgctttggccgtTTGTGGTGCAGTGGCTCATCCGACAATTCCTTCAGCGCAGGAGAAG AAGAATCAACTAA